Sequence from the Streptomyces sp. NBC_00440 genome:
GAGGGCTTCACGACCGTCGTCGACCGGGTGCTGGCCACCGGCGTCAGCTCGGTGATGTTCCCCGGCTTCGCGAGCGAGTTCCACAAACTCGACGACGGAGAACGGGAGTTGCTCACCGGGATGCTGCTCGACCGCACCCGCGAGGAGCCCGGTGTCGCCGCGATCGTGTCCGTGCCCGACCACGCGACCCGGCATGCGGTCGCGCAGGCCGAGTCGGCCGCCGAGCGCGGCGCCGATGCGCTCAATGTGCTGCCGCCGCACTTTCTCGGCCCCTCGCGCGAAGCCGTACTGACCCATGTACGGGCCGTGCTCGCCGCAGTGGACCCGCTGCCGGTCGTCGTGCAGTACGCGCCCGCGCAGACCGGTACCGCGCTGGACGCCCCGACGCTCCACCAGCTCGCAGCCGAGCACGCCAACCTGCGCTGGGTGAAGGTCGAATCGGCGCCGCCGGGCCGGCTCATCGCGGCTCTCGCGGCGGGGACGCGGCCACTGCCGGCGCTGGTGGGCTACGCGGGACTCCAGCTGCCCGACGCACTGCGGCGCGGCGCGGTCGGCGTGCAGCCCGGGTGTTCCTTCACCGAGCTGTACGTCGAGCTGTGGCGCCGCTGGGAGGCGGGCGACGAGGACGGCTGCGTCGCCCTGCACACCCGGATGACCCCGTACCTCTCGTACTGGATGCAGAGCGTCGAG
This genomic interval carries:
- a CDS encoding dihydrodipicolinate synthase family protein, with product MTDTPKNTEALVRGVSPVLEVPFRDNGDLDPEGFTTVVDRVLATGVSSVMFPGFASEFHKLDDGERELLTGMLLDRTREEPGVAAIVSVPDHATRHAVAQAESAAERGADALNVLPPHFLGPSREAVLTHVRAVLAAVDPLPVVVQYAPAQTGTALDAPTLHQLAAEHANLRWVKVESAPPGRLIAALAAGTRPLPALVGYAGLQLPDALRRGAVGVQPGCSFTELYVELWRRWEAGDEDGCVALHTRMTPYLSYWMQSVELIVAAEKEISVRRGWFGSAHCRAPGYRLDQEELRMIDRFCAEFADLLPEFTGLLPELAR